Proteins from a single region of Nocardiopsis dassonvillei subsp. dassonvillei DSM 43111:
- a CDS encoding tetratricopeptide repeat protein: MLSFWRALLRETGLKGATRTRSADTTVPARAEQPVEKPAERPTGVSVPSPAPASGAPTEPLALTGAREEAARTTSGVAHAPAPTAGMRAASLERTLRSLVERLGTEHPDTITARNNLATKYAQMGRRQAAVQQFELTLAEAVAVFGEEHPRTEIIRENLAWAYEDAGRPADAAGQWEMLLRERERQFGSADEDTVEARMRLAVCYRRSGRLDAAVVHYERAIEDVASTERREELRLGLSAAQSMSGRYEDAIGQLRMVLAGRRRRLGKGHLDTLTVHHRLGRAYTQAGRSDEAVEVLRDAYRVALNSSGDPEVRRLTLRLRRDLAGAYNAAGRYREANALL; this comes from the coding sequence GTGCTGTCGTTCTGGCGTGCGTTGCTGCGCGAGACCGGACTCAAGGGCGCGACCAGGACCCGGTCCGCCGATACCACCGTGCCTGCGCGCGCGGAGCAACCCGTGGAGAAGCCGGCGGAACGGCCGACCGGGGTCTCCGTGCCGAGCCCCGCGCCGGCGAGCGGTGCGCCCACCGAGCCGCTGGCCCTGACCGGGGCGCGCGAGGAGGCGGCGCGGACGACCTCCGGGGTGGCCCATGCCCCCGCCCCCACCGCCGGGATGCGGGCCGCCTCCCTGGAGCGGACGCTGCGTTCGCTGGTGGAGCGACTGGGTACCGAGCACCCGGACACGATCACCGCGCGCAACAACCTGGCGACCAAGTACGCGCAGATGGGGCGCCGACAGGCCGCGGTGCAGCAGTTCGAGCTGACCCTGGCCGAGGCGGTGGCGGTCTTCGGCGAGGAGCACCCGCGCACCGAGATCATCCGCGAGAACCTGGCCTGGGCCTACGAGGACGCCGGTCGTCCGGCGGACGCCGCGGGGCAGTGGGAGATGCTGCTGCGCGAGCGCGAGCGCCAGTTCGGCTCGGCCGACGAGGACACCGTGGAGGCGCGCATGCGCCTGGCGGTCTGCTACCGGCGCAGCGGCCGCCTGGACGCGGCCGTGGTGCACTACGAGCGGGCCATCGAGGACGTGGCCTCCACCGAGCGCCGTGAGGAGCTGCGGCTGGGGCTGAGCGCGGCGCAGAGCATGTCCGGGCGCTACGAGGACGCGATCGGGCAGCTGCGGATGGTGCTGGCCGGGCGGCGGCGCCGCCTGGGCAAGGGGCACCTGGACACCCTGACGGTGCACCACCGCCTGGGCCGCGCCTACACGCAGGCGGGACGCTCCGACGAGGCGGTGGAGGTGCTGCGCGACGCCTACCGGGTGGCGCTGAACTCCTCCGGCGACCCGGAGGTGCGGCGGCTGACGCTGCGGCTGCGCCGCGACCTGGCGGGCGCCTACAACGCCGCGGGCCGGTACCGCGAGGCCAACGCGCTGCTGTGA
- a CDS encoding thiolase family protein encodes MPRTARDVVFVDGVRTPFGKSGKGLYAETRADDLVVRVIRELMRRNPGLPPERVDEVAIAATTQIGDQGLTIGRSAAILAGLPRSVPGYAIDRMCAGALTAVTTSGAGIAFGAYDVVIAGGVEHMGRHPMGEGVDPNPRFLSEKLVDPSALVMGNTAENLHDRYPSITKERADAYAVRSQEKVAKAYADGRIQPDLVEVLVRSLEKGYGLATQDEPPRPGTTMETLASLKTPFRAHGNVTPGNAAGLNDGATGAILAAEDVAGELGLDARMRLVDFSFAGVEPEVMGVGPVPATEKLFARQGISMDDIGLIEINEAFAVQVLAFLEHFGLADDDARVNPWGGAIALGHPLASSGVRLMMQLARQFAERPDVRYGLTTMCVGMGMGGTVLWENTNYEGGK; translated from the coding sequence GTGCCGCGAACTGCCCGCGATGTCGTGTTTGTCGACGGGGTCCGCACCCCGTTCGGCAAGTCAGGCAAGGGCCTCTACGCCGAGACGCGCGCCGACGACCTCGTCGTACGCGTGATCCGCGAACTGATGCGCCGCAACCCGGGGCTGCCCCCCGAGCGCGTCGACGAGGTCGCCATCGCCGCCACCACCCAGATCGGCGACCAGGGCCTGACGATCGGGCGCAGCGCCGCGATCCTCGCCGGACTGCCCCGCAGCGTCCCCGGCTACGCCATCGACCGCATGTGCGCCGGTGCGCTCACGGCCGTCACCACCTCCGGCGCGGGCATCGCCTTCGGCGCCTACGACGTGGTCATCGCGGGCGGAGTCGAGCACATGGGCCGCCACCCCATGGGCGAGGGCGTCGACCCCAACCCGCGCTTCCTCTCCGAGAAGCTCGTGGACCCGTCCGCGCTGGTCATGGGCAACACCGCCGAGAACCTGCACGACCGCTACCCCTCCATCACCAAGGAGCGGGCCGACGCCTACGCGGTGCGCAGCCAGGAGAAGGTCGCCAAGGCCTACGCCGACGGCCGGATCCAGCCCGACCTGGTCGAGGTCCTGGTCCGCTCCCTGGAGAAGGGCTACGGCCTGGCCACCCAGGACGAGCCGCCCCGGCCCGGCACCACCATGGAGACGCTGGCCTCCCTCAAGACCCCGTTCCGCGCGCACGGCAACGTGACGCCCGGCAACGCCGCCGGTCTCAACGACGGCGCCACCGGCGCCATCCTGGCCGCCGAGGACGTGGCCGGGGAACTGGGGCTGGACGCCAGGATGCGCCTGGTCGACTTCTCCTTCGCCGGAGTGGAGCCCGAGGTCATGGGCGTGGGCCCGGTCCCGGCCACCGAGAAGCTGTTCGCCCGCCAGGGCATCTCGATGGACGACATCGGCCTGATCGAGATCAACGAGGCCTTCGCCGTGCAGGTGCTGGCCTTCCTGGAGCACTTCGGCCTCGCCGACGACGACGCCCGCGTCAACCCCTGGGGCGGCGCCATCGCCCTCGGCCACCCGCTGGCCTCCTCGGGTGTGCGCCTGATGATGCAGCTCGCGCGCCAGTTCGCCGAGCGCCCCGACGTCCGCTACGGCCTGACCACCATGTGCGTCGGCATGGGCATGGGCGGAACCGTCCTGTGGGAGAACACCAACTACGAGGGGGGCAAGTGA
- a CDS encoding 3-hydroxyacyl-CoA dehydrogenase NAD-binding domain-containing protein gives MPIDQSHPSPATTLNGDASRHSPISELFSDEVVTNALSRDVELPYGAGTAVLITLDNGHDHTKPNTFGPGGLLSLDAAIEAARARTDIVAVAVTGKPFIFAVGADLTGVPALQNREQAHAIGKLGHDVFRKLGELDVPTFALVNGAAMGGGVEVALHCTYRTISSGVPALSLPETFLGLVPGWGGTYLLPNLIGAEKALKVIIDNPLAQNKVLKGTQAFEMGIADAMFEPADFVEESLRWAARVVKGDVVVERPEVDKGEAWDNAVNMARFTVEGKLHGAAPAPARAVELVAQAKTRTRDEGFAAEDDALADLIMSDELRAGLYAFDLVQKRAKRPAGAPDKSLARKVTKVGVVGAGLMAGQLALLFARRLDVPVVMTDLDQERLDRGVAYVHGEVDKLLRKGRVNNDKANHLKALVTGSLTKDAFSDADFVIEAVFEKMEVKQQVFAEVEAVVSPEAVLATNTSSLSITEMASKLRHPERVVGFHFFNPVAVLPLLEIVRGEATDEAALATAFATAKKLKKTAVLCKDAPAFVVNRLLTLFMGEVLGAVGEGTEPETADRAVAPLGLPMSPLLLLQLVGPAVALHVSETLHEAFPERFAVSAELAEIVKAGKTAIYAPDFSIDPEVRALLVGGDKPSEESEILDRALRALAREIRIMLDEGVVAEAADIDLCLITGAGWPFHTGGITPYLDRVGVSEAVNGKRFHEGDPKAF, from the coding sequence ATGCCCATCGACCAGTCCCACCCGTCGCCCGCCACCACCCTCAACGGAGACGCTTCGCGTCACAGTCCTATTTCGGAACTGTTCAGCGACGAGGTCGTCACCAACGCCCTCTCCCGCGACGTCGAACTCCCCTACGGCGCGGGCACCGCGGTCCTGATCACCCTGGACAACGGGCACGACCACACCAAGCCCAACACCTTCGGCCCCGGCGGACTGCTCAGCCTGGACGCGGCGATCGAGGCCGCCAGGGCGCGCACCGACATCGTGGCCGTGGCCGTCACCGGCAAGCCGTTCATCTTCGCCGTGGGCGCGGACCTGACCGGCGTCCCCGCCCTCCAGAACCGCGAGCAGGCGCACGCCATCGGCAAGCTGGGCCACGACGTGTTCCGCAAGCTCGGCGAGCTGGACGTGCCCACCTTCGCGCTGGTCAACGGCGCGGCCATGGGCGGCGGCGTCGAGGTGGCGCTGCACTGCACCTACCGCACCATCTCCTCGGGCGTCCCGGCGCTGTCGCTGCCGGAGACCTTCCTGGGCCTGGTACCCGGCTGGGGCGGCACCTACCTGCTGCCGAACCTGATCGGCGCCGAGAAGGCCCTCAAGGTCATCATCGACAACCCGCTCGCCCAGAACAAGGTGCTCAAGGGCACGCAGGCCTTCGAGATGGGCATCGCCGACGCGATGTTCGAGCCCGCCGACTTCGTCGAGGAGTCGCTGCGCTGGGCCGCCAGGGTCGTCAAGGGCGACGTCGTGGTCGAGCGCCCCGAGGTCGACAAGGGCGAGGCCTGGGACAACGCGGTCAACATGGCCCGGTTCACCGTCGAGGGCAAACTGCACGGCGCCGCCCCGGCCCCGGCCCGCGCGGTCGAACTGGTCGCCCAGGCGAAGACCCGCACGCGCGACGAGGGCTTCGCGGCCGAGGACGACGCGCTGGCCGACCTGATCATGAGCGACGAGCTCAGGGCGGGCCTGTACGCGTTCGACCTGGTGCAAAAGCGCGCCAAGCGCCCCGCGGGAGCCCCCGACAAGTCGCTGGCCCGCAAGGTCACCAAGGTCGGCGTCGTCGGCGCCGGTCTGATGGCCGGACAGCTGGCGCTGCTGTTCGCCCGCCGCCTGGACGTGCCGGTCGTCATGACCGACCTGGACCAGGAGCGCCTGGACAGGGGCGTGGCCTACGTGCACGGCGAGGTGGACAAGCTCCTGAGGAAGGGCCGGGTCAACAACGACAAGGCCAACCACCTCAAGGCCCTGGTGACCGGCTCGCTGACCAAGGACGCCTTCTCCGACGCCGACTTCGTCATCGAGGCCGTGTTCGAGAAGATGGAGGTCAAGCAGCAGGTGTTCGCCGAGGTGGAGGCCGTGGTCTCCCCCGAGGCCGTCCTGGCCACCAACACCTCCTCGCTGTCGATCACCGAGATGGCGTCCAAGCTCCGGCACCCCGAGCGGGTCGTGGGCTTCCACTTCTTCAACCCGGTCGCGGTCCTGCCGCTGCTGGAGATCGTCCGCGGCGAGGCGACCGACGAGGCCGCCCTGGCCACGGCCTTCGCCACCGCCAAGAAGCTGAAGAAGACCGCGGTGCTGTGCAAGGACGCCCCGGCGTTCGTGGTCAACCGCCTGCTCACCCTGTTCATGGGCGAGGTCCTGGGCGCCGTCGGCGAGGGTACCGAGCCCGAGACGGCCGACCGCGCGGTGGCGCCCCTGGGCCTGCCGATGTCGCCGCTGCTGCTGCTCCAGCTGGTGGGCCCGGCGGTCGCGCTGCACGTGTCCGAGACCCTGCACGAGGCCTTCCCCGAGCGCTTCGCGGTCTCGGCCGAGCTGGCCGAGATCGTGAAGGCGGGCAAGACGGCGATCTACGCCCCCGACTTCAGCATCGACCCCGAGGTCCGCGCGCTGCTCGTGGGCGGCGACAAGCCGTCCGAGGAGAGCGAGATCCTGGACCGGGCGCTGCGCGCGCTGGCCCGGGAGATCCGGATCATGCTGGACGAGGGCGTCGTGGCCGAGGCCGCCGACATCGACCTGTGCCTGATCACCGGTGCGGGCTGGCCGTTCCACACCGGCGGCATCACCCCCTACCTGGACAGGGTCGGGGTGTCGGAGGCCGTGAACGGCAAGCGGTTCCACGAGGGCGACCCGAAGGCGTTCTAG
- a CDS encoding YrhK family protein gives MSEKQSRPLVLHVGHDELVVRRRYEAASIVNDILIALWFIAGSIMFFSEAWTTAGTWCFLVGSVELLIRPVIRLGRQLHIRRVRSSSPGSTGEESSQDF, from the coding sequence ATGTCCGAGAAGCAGAGCAGACCGCTGGTCCTGCACGTGGGGCACGACGAACTCGTCGTCCGGCGCCGCTACGAGGCCGCGAGCATCGTCAACGACATCCTCATCGCCCTGTGGTTCATCGCCGGAAGCATCATGTTCTTCTCCGAGGCCTGGACCACCGCGGGCACCTGGTGCTTCCTCGTCGGCAGTGTCGAGCTGCTGATCCGCCCGGTGATCCGGCTGGGCAGGCAGCTGCACATCCGGCGCGTGCGCTCCTCCAGCCCCGGCTCGACCGGGGAGGAGTCCTCCCAGGACTTCTGA